The Halorussus limi genome has a segment encoding these proteins:
- a CDS encoding argonaute/piwi family protein yields the protein MTPQDTPFTLRHLEEPEIQFEGGTETSPKRGLIRYGPRLYEEGHHTIKLGIIGDRDSIRRLTELLHDMEVGIHPGTSDNPWQVPYPGLGKSSPLNLSINAKKGWRRQIRRRDIQSVTSKSTPRDRMERFLKLVRKDIEIIERDSVQPNAIIVCIPQEVMDACTPENQDHARIQSEGSDLRNRIKLIGMEARIPTQLIKPSTLAIRTGRQRASRAWNLTVGLLYKSQRGHPWKTRQIEDGHCYAGLSFYRERDEGDDVIRAALAHVFHGRDHIILQSDPLPDITEDENGSPHLSYEAARQVGEQILEYYEAQKGTRPSRFVLHKPSVFWEEEREGLLDATDGVRDLDLVWVRRRPKVRLFPPTDYPAMRGTLLSVPDDDVHYLYTSGYVPEETTYQGSGVPSPIEIRPDEICETPSLEICKEILFFTKLDWNTSDYAIRMPATVSVAKRVGTILSEVDTESISEVRPQYFYYM from the coding sequence ATGACGCCCCAAGATACCCCGTTCACGCTTCGTCACCTCGAGGAGCCAGAGATTCAGTTTGAAGGAGGTACTGAAACCTCTCCCAAACGAGGCCTTATCAGATATGGTCCACGGCTCTATGAGGAAGGACACCATACAATCAAACTCGGGATTATCGGCGATCGAGATTCGATCCGCCGGTTGACCGAACTACTTCATGATATGGAGGTCGGGATCCATCCAGGAACAAGTGATAATCCGTGGCAGGTTCCCTATCCCGGGCTAGGTAAGAGTTCCCCGCTCAATCTCTCTATTAATGCAAAAAAGGGCTGGAGACGCCAAATTCGTCGACGAGACATCCAATCTGTTACGAGTAAATCGACCCCCAGAGATCGGATGGAGCGATTCCTGAAGCTAGTGCGGAAAGACATCGAGATAATCGAACGGGATTCCGTTCAGCCGAACGCAATCATCGTCTGTATTCCGCAAGAAGTGATGGACGCGTGTACTCCTGAGAACCAGGACCATGCGCGAATCCAGTCGGAAGGTTCTGACCTGCGAAATCGAATCAAGCTGATTGGGATGGAGGCTCGAATCCCCACACAGCTGATTAAGCCATCCACACTTGCGATCCGTACTGGCCGACAGCGAGCATCTCGGGCCTGGAATCTCACAGTTGGACTTCTATACAAGTCTCAACGAGGGCATCCCTGGAAAACTCGGCAGATCGAAGATGGGCACTGCTACGCAGGGCTCTCGTTCTACAGAGAGCGAGACGAAGGAGATGATGTGATTCGAGCTGCTCTTGCTCACGTCTTTCACGGACGGGACCATATTATCCTTCAGAGCGATCCACTCCCGGATATCACCGAGGACGAGAATGGATCTCCCCACCTCTCATATGAGGCGGCTAGACAGGTAGGTGAGCAGATTCTGGAATACTACGAAGCTCAGAAAGGGACACGTCCCAGCCGGTTCGTCCTTCATAAGCCATCTGTCTTCTGGGAAGAAGAACGTGAAGGGTTGCTTGATGCCACAGACGGTGTTCGCGATTTAGATCTAGTCTGGGTTCGTAGGCGGCCAAAGGTCAGATTGTTCCCACCTACGGATTATCCCGCCATGCGGGGAACCCTCCTGAGCGTCCCTGATGACGACGTCCACTATCTCTACACATCCGGATATGTCCCGGAAGAGACGACCTATCAGGGGAGTGGAGTACCATCGCCGATTGAGATCCGACCTGACGAGATTTGTGAGACACCCTCGTTAGAGATCTGTAAGGAAATTCTCTTTTTCACAAAACTCGACTGGAATACATCGGACTACGCAATTCGGATGCCAGCAACCGTGAGTGTTGCAAAGCGTGTCGGTACAATCCTCTCTGAAGTAGATACTGAGTCCATTTCAGAGGTTCGGCCACAGTATTTCTACTATATGTGA